A segment of the Fibrobacter succinogenes subsp. succinogenes S85 genome:
CTCGGCCTATTGACCTTGTACTTTTCCATGCGATGCACGACAGTATCCGCACTATCCGCATAGGAACTTGCAAGAACGACAATCGGCAAGTCCAGTTCATTTTCGCCCTTCGAATCGTCCCTGAAGAACGTCATCTCGGCCATCACGACAGCCTGGCGCACATCGTTCTTATCGCCAACCATATACGGGAACTCGTCGCCATAGAACTCAGACAAGGCCTTCAAAATCGGCTTTGACGGGAACTCGACTACAAGGGAATCGTAATAGCCACCGTGCAACACGAGGCAATCCTTGCAATTTTCGCGATACGATGCAAGCAAAGCAGAACGGACCGGTCTATGGGACGGATTTTCCATTGAATCCTTCTTCACGGCGACCAAGTGGAACTGCGGGTAGTAATTAATGTGGTCCGAACCATAGAAGCGGTAAGCATTTTCGGCTTCTGGTGCGGAAAGGCGCATTTGCAGACGGCGGTAACCAGACTTGTTGCGGAATTCCTTCACAAAGGCGCCCGGCATATCAATCGTCAACAGCGGATTTTCCAGCGAATCACCCTTGCTAGCCGCCTTGAGAGAGAACGTAAGGGTTGTATCGGCAGACTTTTGCGGATTCCAGGATTCAAGTTCATGGAACCAGACGGAATCCTTGATGTTCTCCAGGTCTTCGTATTCCTTCTTGCTCAGCTTATCCGAAAGAATCCAGCTGACATCAATCTTGATGTCTTCTTCAATCGGGAGCAGGTTGGACAAGAAGTGATCCGTGTTATAGAAGGCATCCAAAAGACGCATGTACAAAACCGACTTAATGGTATCGGCATTATTCAACGTCGCCATAAACGTGCTATCGATTCGGAAATCGAAATAGACATCGTGAGTCATGCCCGGAGTTGCGCCAAAGACGCCGCGATACCTTGCGTTTTCGGGAAGCGTGTCACGGAAAACTTCGGCAGATATCGGCTTCAAGTCATTGATCGTCACCGTCTGGACTTTATAGCTACTCGGCATTCCTTGGTCAGAAAGCCAATTTGAAAGACCTTCGTCATCTGAATCGAACAGGCAAGATGACAGGAATAGCGACAAAAGCGGCAATAGAATAAATTTTTTCTTTTTCACTCAGAACTCCGAGTATTTACTTGTAAATAAATTTCGCCCATAATATAGCAAAAACGCAATTGAGAAATTAGGCGAAAGAACGGACCTTCAGTCCTACAGACGAAAGACGAGAGATAGACTGTAGGAAGTAGACGGTAGGAAGTCATTAGTCGGCAGAACTTAGTTGGCAGAACTTAGTCGGTACAGCGCAAAGCGAAAGCGATATTCTAAGCTCTAAGTTCTAAGTTCTAAGTTCTAAATTGCTATATTTGCCTCGTAAAAATTCAAGAGGATTACTATGTCTCAGTTTAACGCTCATTTTAGAAACATCAACGGCGACGATACCTACCCGCTGACCGACGTCATTTACCGCAGCAAGGTGGACGGTAGCTTGCTCGAAGTCGAACACGACCGAGCAGCACTCGCCAGCCGCAGCCCGGAAGAATGGAAGAAGCTCTTTGCCGAACGCCGCATGAGCTTTAAGCCCGAAGACATGAGTGGTATTTGGAGCAAGCGCGAAATGGTGCTCCCGGATATTCCGGTCGAAGACATCGTCACCATGCGCGAAGGCTGGAGCCCGCTTTTTGACGCAGCCCCGCTCGCCAAGGAACTCGGCATCGGAAGCCTCAAGGTGAAGCTCTGCGGCAACTCCCACACGGGTTCTTTCAAGGACCTTGGCATGACCGTTCTCGTGAGCCAGGTGAATCACATCATCAAGAAGGGCATCCACCCGATTGACGCCGTCGCTTGCGCTTCTACCGGTGATACCTCTGCAGCCCTCAGCGCCTACTGCGCCAAGGCAGGCATTCCGTCTATCGTGTTCCTCCCGGCCGGCAAGACCAGCACTGCACAGCTCATCCAGCCGATTTCTAACGGCAGCATTGTGCTCGCTCTTGACACCGACTTTGACGGTTGCATGAAGATCGTTCAGGAAGTCACGAAGGACAACCGCATTTACCTCGCCAACTCCATGAACAGCCTCCGCGTCGAAGGCCAGAAGACGATT
Coding sequences within it:
- the thrC gene encoding threonine synthase; translation: MSQFNAHFRNINGDDTYPLTDVIYRSKVDGSLLEVEHDRAALASRSPEEWKKLFAERRMSFKPEDMSGIWSKREMVLPDIPVEDIVTMREGWSPLFDAAPLAKELGIGSLKVKLCGNSHTGSFKDLGMTVLVSQVNHIIKKGIHPIDAVACASTGDTSAALSAYCAKAGIPSIVFLPAGKTSTAQLIQPISNGSIVLALDTDFDGCMKIVQEVTKDNRIYLANSMNSLRVEGQKTISPEICQELGWTVPDTVIIPGGNLGNVSALAKGFEDCKAMGLIDRIPRIIVAQAENANPFYQAYERGFDKLVPVQAKKTLASAIQIGNPVSYPKAVRAIQKTNGMVVSVSEEELANAAHRGDRIGLYCCPHTGVALGALEKLVAAGKITKDENVVVISTAHGLKFTEFKVGYHEQKLENIASKYANPVFKAPAEIGAVMDILTKEMAARRR